A region of Micromonospora chokoriensis DNA encodes the following proteins:
- a CDS encoding type 1 glutamine amidotransferase, whose amino-acid sequence MSSESLRIVWIYPDLLSTYGDRGNALILARRARQRGMPVEVVEVRSDQKLPSTADIYLVGGGEDGPQALGAQRLIADGGLHRAVAQGSVVFGVCAGYQLLGTSFFAKGVQCRGLEMLDLQSDRGESRAVGELAGEIDPRLGLPPLTGFENHGGRTHLGPEVSPLARITTGIGNDGTTEGAWRGKLLGTYSHGPALARNPALADLLLRWATGAHQLPPLDDTWSDRLRNERRSAVAAARA is encoded by the coding sequence GTGTCATCTGAGAGCCTGCGCATCGTCTGGATCTACCCCGACCTGCTGTCCACCTACGGCGACCGGGGCAACGCCCTGATCCTCGCCCGCCGGGCCCGCCAACGGGGGATGCCGGTCGAGGTCGTGGAGGTGCGCTCCGACCAGAAACTGCCCTCGACCGCCGACATCTACCTGGTCGGCGGAGGCGAGGACGGCCCGCAGGCGTTGGGCGCGCAGCGGCTGATCGCCGACGGCGGTCTGCACCGGGCGGTCGCCCAGGGCTCGGTGGTGTTCGGCGTCTGCGCCGGCTACCAACTGCTCGGCACCTCCTTCTTCGCCAAGGGCGTGCAGTGCCGTGGGCTGGAGATGCTCGACCTGCAGTCCGACCGAGGCGAGAGCCGGGCCGTCGGTGAGCTGGCCGGCGAGATCGACCCTCGACTGGGCCTGCCCCCGCTGACCGGTTTCGAGAACCACGGCGGCCGCACCCACCTCGGCCCCGAGGTCTCCCCGCTGGCGCGGATCACCACCGGCATCGGCAACGACGGCACCACCGAGGGCGCGTGGCGCGGCAAGCTGCTGGGCACCTACTCGCACGGCCCGGCGCTCGCCCGCAACCCGGCCCTCGCCGACCTGCTGCTGCGCTGGGCCACCGGGGCGCACCAGCTCCCGCCGCTCGACGACACCTGGTCGGACCGGCTCCGCAACGAGCGCCGCTCCGCAGTGGCCGCCGCCCGGGCATGA
- a CDS encoding TVP38/TMEM64 family protein: MIRAVRRLLRQPSAVRFALLVLLIGGCGLLLLLVPHPDPEHLPLLADKLGDLAPVAAILGGALLLVALVPRTFITLAAGAIFGPLEGAAYALGAALVAAAIGFTVGRLLGREFVAERVRGRLARLDGWFARQSVFGVVTVRLLPIAGFGLVSYGYGTTGARVLPFLAGSVLASAPTAFGYAAIGAAVSSPGEINWYAAAPASLGLIASVVLIHQWWRAERRRRRVPV, translated from the coding sequence ATGATCCGTGCCGTCCGACGGCTGCTCCGGCAGCCGTCGGCCGTCCGGTTCGCCCTGCTCGTGCTCCTGATCGGCGGTTGCGGGCTCCTGCTGCTCCTGGTGCCCCACCCGGATCCGGAGCACCTTCCGCTGCTGGCCGACAAGCTGGGCGACCTCGCCCCGGTCGCCGCGATCCTCGGCGGCGCGCTGCTGCTGGTCGCGCTGGTCCCCCGGACCTTCATCACGCTCGCCGCGGGCGCGATCTTCGGCCCGCTGGAAGGCGCCGCGTACGCCCTGGGCGCCGCCCTGGTGGCCGCGGCGATCGGGTTCACTGTCGGCCGGCTGCTCGGCCGGGAGTTCGTAGCCGAACGGGTCCGTGGTCGCCTGGCCCGCCTCGACGGCTGGTTCGCCCGGCAGAGCGTTTTCGGCGTGGTCACCGTCCGCCTGCTGCCGATCGCCGGCTTCGGTCTGGTCAGCTACGGGTACGGCACGACCGGCGCCCGCGTGCTGCCGTTCCTGGCGGGCAGCGTCCTCGCGTCCGCACCGACCGCGTTCGGCTACGCGGCGATCGGCGCCGCGGTCAGCTCCCCCGGTGAGATCAACTGGTACGCCGCAGCCCCGGCCAGCCTCGGCCTGATCGCCAGCGTGGTGCTCATCCACCAGTGGTGGCGCGCCGAACGCCGCCGCCGGCGGGTGCCGGTCTGA
- a CDS encoding MurT ligase domain-containing protein, which translates to MPLRAKVASSVSRTAAALSRAAGRGDGSVIGGWIGLKIDPDLLAHLSAGRAIALVSGTNGKTTTTRLTSAAVGVLGRVATNSFGANMPTGHTSALAKAGSTPYAVLEVDEHYLAQVLEATEPHVVALLNLSRDQLDRAKEVAMMAQLWRAALVRHSDVRVVANADDPMVVWAATPPGDPSRGIKPPHVTWFSAGQRWHDDSWVCPECGSTIARSGDQWWCTGCPLRRPEPQWVVEDEGVLDPTGAWHKVSLQLPGKVNVGNAATALAVAAEFGVRPVDAVSRLGIVTSVAGRYAQVDKDGRNIRLLLAKNPASWLEAFDMADNAPTLLSINARDPDGLDTSWLFDVDFAPLRGRQVLITGDRAYDLAVRLDVNDVPFQHVRTFEDAIRSVPPGRLEVIANYTAFQDIRAELDRVI; encoded by the coding sequence ATGCCCCTACGGGCCAAGGTGGCCAGCTCCGTGTCACGGACCGCCGCGGCGCTCTCCAGGGCGGCCGGCCGTGGCGACGGTTCGGTGATCGGTGGCTGGATCGGCCTGAAGATCGACCCGGACCTGCTGGCCCACCTGTCGGCCGGACGCGCGATCGCGCTCGTCTCCGGCACCAACGGCAAGACCACCACCACCCGGCTGACCTCCGCCGCGGTCGGCGTGCTCGGCCGGGTCGCCACCAACTCGTTCGGCGCCAACATGCCCACCGGGCACACCTCGGCACTGGCCAAGGCCGGCAGCACCCCGTACGCGGTGCTCGAGGTCGACGAGCACTACCTCGCCCAGGTGCTGGAGGCGACCGAGCCGCACGTGGTCGCGCTGCTCAACCTCTCCCGCGACCAGCTGGACCGCGCCAAGGAGGTCGCCATGATGGCGCAGCTCTGGCGCGCGGCCCTGGTCCGACACAGCGACGTCCGGGTGGTGGCCAACGCCGACGACCCGATGGTGGTCTGGGCGGCCACGCCGCCGGGCGACCCCTCCCGCGGCATCAAGCCGCCGCACGTGACCTGGTTCAGCGCCGGTCAGCGCTGGCACGACGACTCCTGGGTCTGCCCGGAGTGCGGCTCCACCATCGCCCGCTCCGGCGACCAGTGGTGGTGCACCGGCTGTCCGCTGCGCCGGCCGGAGCCGCAGTGGGTCGTCGAGGACGAGGGGGTCCTCGACCCCACCGGCGCCTGGCACAAGGTCTCCCTGCAACTGCCCGGGAAGGTCAACGTCGGCAACGCGGCGACCGCGTTGGCCGTGGCCGCCGAGTTCGGTGTCCGTCCGGTCGACGCGGTGTCCCGCCTCGGCATCGTCACCTCGGTCGCCGGTCGTTACGCACAGGTCGACAAGGACGGGCGCAACATCCGGCTGCTGCTGGCCAAGAACCCGGCCAGTTGGCTGGAGGCGTTCGACATGGCCGACAACGCGCCGACGCTGCTCTCCATCAACGCGCGCGACCCCGACGGCCTCGACACGTCCTGGCTCTTCGACGTCGACTTCGCCCCGCTCCGCGGCCGGCAGGTGTTGATCACCGGTGACCGGGCATACGACCTGGCGGTTCGGTTGGACGTCAACGACGTGCCCTTCCAGCACGTCCGCACGTTCGAGGACGCCATCCGGTCGGTCCCGCCCGGGCGGCTGGAGGTCATCGCGAACTACACCGCGTTCCAGGACATCCGAGCGGAGTTGGACCGTGTCATCTGA
- the mraZ gene encoding division/cell wall cluster transcriptional repressor MraZ yields the protein MFLGTHTPRLDEKGRLILPAKFRDELAGGVVVTKGQERCLYVFPTPEFQRIAEQLRAQPMTHKAARAYSRVFFASAHDEVPDKQGRVTIPAHLRAYAALDRELVVIGASTRVEIWDKVAWETYLAESEDDFADIEEGVLPGGL from the coding sequence GTGTTTCTCGGCACCCACACTCCACGCCTGGACGAAAAGGGCCGGCTGATCCTTCCGGCCAAGTTTCGAGATGAGCTGGCGGGGGGTGTCGTGGTGACCAAAGGGCAGGAGCGCTGCCTCTATGTCTTCCCCACCCCCGAGTTCCAGCGAATCGCGGAGCAGTTGCGCGCGCAGCCGATGACACATAAGGCGGCCCGGGCCTACAGCCGGGTCTTCTTCGCCAGCGCGCACGACGAGGTTCCGGACAAGCAGGGTCGGGTGACCATCCCCGCTCACCTCCGGGCGTACGCCGCTCTGGACCGCGAGTTGGTGGTGATCGGCGCGAGCACGCGGGTGGAGATCTGGGACAAGGTCGCCTGGGAGACCTACCTCGCCGAGAGCGAAGACGACTTCGCCGACATCGAGGAGGGGGTGCTGCCCGGCGGTCTGTAG